The Pyrenophora tritici-repentis strain M4 chromosome 3, whole genome shotgun sequence genome has a window encoding:
- a CDS encoding Esterase-lipase — translation MNTTAKKADHLCVLVHGLWGVPEHLKYVSDTLSERFPQDKVHVLVTKRNAGTFTYDGVNTGGERVAEEVEDALEQLADSGHDITKISIVGYSLGGLIARYAIGLLYHRGVFEKIQPVNFTTFATPHLGVRTPLKGYPSHLWNVLAGRTLSLSGRQLFCVDQFKDTGRPLLAVLADPESIFIRALAQFKHRSLYANIRGDRSVTYYTAAISRTDPYVELDSFKINYISGYEEVIVDSDNPVSPKEPEEPPAFVQRFAQGTRTILGRASMVAVLSVFIPIGVSAFLIHSAVQSIRSHQRIQLHEQGKSGIDYARYRIPLMIQAVEHANHAQGQEYLSDASTDVESNAQSVQKASSSGASSIQERKQGLALEFPTLALTDDQFKMIEALDSVGFKKNPVYIHKHRHSHAAIIVRTDKSSFDEGRVVVKHWLDNFEV, via the exons CTATGGGGAGTCCCAGAGCATCTGAAATACGTGAGCGACACTTTGAGCGAGAGATTTCCTCAAGACAAAGTCCACGTACTCGTAACCAAGCGCAACGCCGGAACATTTACATACGATGGTGTAAACACGGGCGGCGAGCGCGTCGCTGAAGAGGTCGAGGACGCACTGGAACAGCTGGCAGACAGTGGGCACGACATAACTAAGATTAGTATAGTTGGATACTCATTGGGAGGTTTAATAGCACGCTATGCGATCGGCCTGCTCTATCACCGCGGGGTATTTGAGAAGATACAGCCCGTT AACTTTACAACCTTTGCGACACCGCATCTCGGCGTAAGAACACCTCTCAAAGGCTACCCCAGCCACCTATGGAACGTCCTCGCCGGTCGCACACTATCTCTCAGCGGCAGACAACTTTTCTGTGTAGACCAATTTAAAGATACCGGTCGACCACTACTAGCTGTCCTCGCAGACCCCGAGAGCATATTTATCAGAGCGCTCGCGCAGTTCAAGCACAGAAGCCTATACGCAAATATCCGCGGCGATCGCTCCGTCACCTACTACACTGCCGCTATTTCACGGACCGATCCTTATGTGGAATTAGACAGCTTCAAAATAAACTACATATCGGGTTATGAGGAGGTCATAGTCGACAGTGACAATCCGGTATCGCCAAAGGAGCCGGAAGAACCACCAGCTTTTGTGCAACGATTTGCACAGGGCACAAGGACGATATTGGGACGCGCATCCATGGTCGCCGTTCTCAGTGTTTTTATCCCGATTGGCGTGTCGGCATTCCTCATCCATTCCGCCGTTCAGTCGATCCGTAGCCACCAGCGCATTCAACTCCACGAGCAAGGCAAATCCGGCATCGACTACGCCCGCTACCGCATACCGCTCATGATCCAGGCCGTCGAGCATGCAAACCACGCGCAAGGACAGGAGTATCTGAGTGACGCTAGTACCGACGTCGAATCGAATGCACAGTCTGTCCAGAAAGCGTCTAGTTCCGGCGCCAGCTCTATTCAAGAGCGAAAACAGGGCCTGGCCCTCGAGTTCCCCACTCTAGCACTCACAGACGACCAATTCAAGATGATCGAGGCGCTCGATAGTGTCGGGTTCAAGAAAAATCCTGTGTACATTCATAAGCACCGTCACTCCCACGCTGCTATCATCGTTCGCACAGATAAAAGCTCGTTCGATGAGGGTAGGGTCGTGGTCAAGCACTGGCTTGACAATTTCGAGGTCTGA
- a CDS encoding NACHT multi-domain protein, whose translation MRLLQLKADDSLSLVEFMDRDPETYAILSYTWGPNNEEITWFTRVWTLQELLAPNSVELFSLEGNILGDKHTRAQEISEVIDIAIEAIRGEPMSQYSVGERMTWAKRRTTTRKEDAVYSLLGIFDIQMPLLYGEGEEKTRRRLHKEIREFSTDTSMDTKDLAREVQISKIHRWLSPPDPSVSYQKALRQRQHGTGLWFLCGEQYKIWKTSAASLLWLYGIPGCGKTILGSTTLQDLLQYCDHHTGNIVAYFYFDFSDVQKQNEEWMLRSLFCQLLRHTEGSSPKVEDFYTSHGNGATQPSLDALLDMLRATIEQLPQVYVVLDALDECSQRDDLMEIIETVTRWDLQNMHLIITSRRERDIESSLDGLVDTHNAICLQSDEVDKDIHQYVRQRLSDDKGLSKWARDVTLQQEIETAILKGSKGIRYRIRHSHSAIGGVFRRPLSLDELAEVIAIDVARKPAFDSDEILEDPQEVFNICSSLVTISTETTHYRGTLEGPYTSSTRQVVILAHYSVKEYLVSDRIRRCQTAHYDIQAIECHNRIAVAYLSYLEQFQDPRIMDQDVLSQYPLASYSAEYWANHINRSEHPSASTSSAALRLLSKDNIAYLIWNRICDGFSHFSTPGHKGDLKDPIYHASSLGREEIVKLLLERDTDINGGHQDLGGALVAACEISHEAIVTLLLNRGADPNSNSDGYTALKRAVDSCHKAIVKLLINQGASVNDLDGNSSALVRAVTLNERGISELLLDGGAALNDGYGDSRALEEATSWGDKEMVNLLLSRGASVGNTNGKSYSLEEATMMDRREIVTLLLDRGASVNNTNRESNPLNTAILLGRKEIVALFLDRGAATNWDDGTSALEIALKSPCEEIVVLLLDRGAADNGPDGCSDALDVALKRGKQELVDLLIANGAKLRPNNDMDMDFN comes from the exons ATGCGTCTTCTGCAGTTGAAGGCCGATGACAGCCTCAGCCTTGTCGAATTCATGGACAGAGATCCCGAGACTTATGCCATTCTCTCATATACCTGGGGCCCGAATAACGAGGAAATCAC ATGGTTCACCCGAGTATGGACGCTTCAAGAGCTTCTTGCACCAAACAGCGTGGAACTCTTTTCGCTAGAAGGAAACATTCTCGGAGACAAGCATACAAGAGCGCAAGAGATATCTGAGGTTATAGACATAGCAATTGAAGCTATCAGAGGAGAGCCTATGTCTCAATACAGCGTTGGAGAAAGAATGACATGGGCCAAAAGAAGAACGACTACGCGCAAGGAAGATGCGGTATACTCTCTGCTAGGAATCTTCGATATCCAAATGCCTCTCTTATACGGCGAAGGCGAAGAGAAAACTCGTAGACGACTACACAAAGAAATAAGAGAATTTTCAACAGATACTTCAATGGATACCAAAGACCTTGCTAGAGAGGTACAGATTAGCAAAATACACCGGTGGCTGTCACCACCGGATCCATCAGTCAGCTACCAGAAGGCTCTCAGACAACGGCAGCATGGCACAGGCCTCTGGTTTCTATGTGGAGAACAGTACAAGATCTGGAAGACAAGCGCTGCATCATTATTGTGGCTGTATGGCATTCCAGGCTGCGGCAAGACTATCCTTGGTTCGACTACTCTACAGGATCTTCTCCAATATTGTGATCATCATACAGGCAACATCGTGGCGTACTTTTACTTCGACTTCAGCGATGTGCAGAAGCAGAACGAGGAGTGGATGCTGCGCTCGTTGTTCTGTCAACTCTTACGTCACACTGAGGGCTCATCTCCCAAAGTTGAGGATTTCTATACCTCACACGGAAACGGGGCCACACAGCCTTCGCTTGATGCACTCCTAGATATGTTGCGAGCGACGATAGAGCAATTACCACAAGTCTATGTCGTGCTTGATGCATTGGATGAGTGTAGCCAACGGGATGATTTGATGGAGATCATCGAGACTGTAACTAGATGGGACCTTCAGAACATGCATCTCATTATAACGAGTCGGCGGGAGCGAGACATCGAAAGTTCACTAGATGGGCTTGTCGATACACATAATGCCATCTGCCTCCAGAGCGACGAGGTGGACAAAGATATACACCAGTACGTTCGGCAGCGCCTCTCTGATGACAAAGGCTTGAGTAAATGGGCAAGAGACGTCACACTCCAGCAAGAGATCGAGACTGCCATATTGAAGGGTTCCAAGGGAAT AAGATACCGGATACGCCATTCGCATTCTGCAATAGGTGGCGTTTTCCGAAGACCACTATCGTTGGACGAACTCGCAGAAGTGATCGCCATCGATGTAGCACGCAAACCGGCATTTGATAGCGACGAAATACTAGAAGACCCTCAAGAGGTTTTCAATATCTGCTCTAGTCTTGTGACTATCTCAACAGAAACTACGCACTATCGAGGTACCCTAGAAGGACCATATACTAGCTCAACAAGGCAAGTGGTTATACTTGCGCACTACTCCGTCAAGGAATACCTCGTATCTGACAGGATTCGGCGATGTCAGACAGCACATTATGACATACAAGCAATAGAATGCCATAACAGGATAGCTGTAGCCTACCTAAGCTACCTTGAACAGTTCCAGGATCCTAGAATCATGGATCAAGATGTTCTAAGTCAGTACCCACTAGCAAGCTACTCCGCGGAATACTGGGCAAACCACATCAACAGATCCGAACATCCCTCGGCATCGACTAGCTCAGCCGCACTACGACTACTGTCAAAAGACAACATTGCTTACTTGATTTGGAATCGCATATGTGATGGATTCAGTCACTTTTCTACGCCAGGCCACAAAGGAGATTTAAAAGATCCCATATATCATGCTTCTAGCTTGGGTCGTGAAGAGATAGTGAAGTTGCTACTCGAGCGAGACACTGACATCAACGGAGGACATCAAGACCTTGGGGGCGCTCTTGTTGCAGCTTGCGAAATAAGTCACGAGGCAATAGTGACTTTGTTGCTCAATCGAGGGGCTGACCCCAATAGCAATTCAGATGGCTATACTGCTCTTAAAAGGGCTGTGGATTCCTGCCACAAAGCAATAGTAAAGCTGTTGATCAACCAAGGCGCTAGTGTGAATGATTTGGACGGAAACAGTTCTGCTCTTGTGCGCGCTGTGACATTGAACGAGAGAGGGATATCAGAATTATTACTTGATGGGGGCGCTGCCTTGAATGATGGGTATGGAGATAGTCGAGCTCTTGAGGAAGCCACAAGCTGGGGCGATAAAGAGATGGTGAATCTATTACTCAGTCGAGGTGCTTCTGTGGGAAACACGAACGGAAAAAGTTACTCTCTCGAAGAGGCTACAATGATGGATAGAAGGGAGATTGTAACGTTATTGCTCGATCGGGGTGCTTCTGTGAACAATACGAACAGAGAAAGCAACCCTCTCAATACGGCTATATTGCTAGGCAGAAAGGAGATAGTAGCGCTATTTCTCGATCGAGGTGCTGCTACTAACTGGGATGATGGAACTAGTGCTCTTGAGATAGCACTAAAATCTCCCTGTGAGGAGATTGTAGTGCTATTACTTGATCGAGGTGCTGCAGATAACGGGCCAGATGGCTGTAGTGACGCTCTCGATGTGGCTTTGAAACGCGGAAAACAGGAGCTAGTGGATCTGTTGATAGCAAACGGGGCGAAGCTAAGACCTAACAACGACATGGATATGGATTTCAATTAA